From the genome of Streptococcus marmotae, one region includes:
- a CDS encoding TIM-barrel domain-containing protein, with the protein MPILNKSCVTWSPSGFIIAQPQYKLFVEVLSDEVIRVRSCPSDFLSENLTFQSSFEILSQPSDIQCWENNQVLGVTSGSLTVQFDGDKLEFFKNGKVVLTEYARLQSSVRRTKGIDDTLPIVKQRSNSAQISPHHFRKTSDDTYQSFVRFESDQTEIIYGLGGYQEKYHNKNGGYYQLQQRNSQTSLPTYISNKGYGFMWNHAGIGEVHFARNQYCWSSYHTNYVEYIVFGAETLKEGVGRYTGLVGRAPIMPEQYLGLWQSKLRYQTLDELKEIYQGYRQRNINLSVLVIDYFHWPSEGSFEFDNRYWQGIDEFAIECRHSNTELMVSVWPTVTQDCPLFEEYQEKDMLMKESSGSVLPLFNGAYILDFTDESVQEFVRKQLIDNYWNRGIRLFWADQAEPELSDYQHQQYQISKGNLALYSSQFSCGYLSAIPNHINRYIRPTLIRTVWFGGQSEGALAWSGDIESSFESLEIQIQIGLSMGLCGQAWWTSDIGGFHAYTSDTTYQKELMRRWFQFATFSPILRMHGDRQPHTLPIGKDGGGIRTSGAANEIWSFGSDIESCLMKHIKLREWLKPYLCILYEECHLYGWPLMRPLSFEFPNDHKCWKENKQYMFGSELLVAPVVQYLQEEMLVYLPIGCDWINLFTKEVYEGGKHYRIKLNSDYIPVFAKVGSFLSDSLDCVSEIWRM; encoded by the coding sequence ATGCCAATCCTAAATAAAAGCTGTGTGACTTGGTCTCCATCCGGTTTTATTATCGCTCAACCACAGTACAAACTATTTGTTGAAGTTTTAAGTGATGAAGTTATTCGAGTTCGAAGTTGTCCTTCAGACTTTCTATCAGAAAATTTGACATTTCAATCTTCTTTTGAGATTCTTTCTCAACCGTCTGATATCCAATGTTGGGAAAATAATCAAGTATTGGGTGTAACGAGTGGAAGTTTAACGGTTCAATTTGATGGTGATAAGTTAGAATTTTTTAAGAATGGTAAGGTTGTACTAACAGAATATGCAAGATTACAAAGTTCTGTTCGAAGGACAAAAGGAATTGATGATACGCTACCTATTGTTAAACAAAGGAGTAACTCTGCACAAATATCACCACATCATTTTCGTAAAACCAGTGATGATACTTATCAATCATTTGTTAGATTTGAAAGCGATCAAACAGAGATTATCTATGGTTTAGGTGGCTATCAAGAAAAATATCATAATAAAAATGGAGGATATTATCAACTCCAACAGCGTAATTCCCAAACAAGTTTACCGACATATATTTCAAATAAGGGATATGGTTTTATGTGGAATCATGCTGGAATTGGAGAAGTTCATTTTGCAAGGAATCAGTACTGTTGGTCCAGTTATCATACTAATTATGTAGAATACATAGTATTCGGAGCAGAGACTCTTAAAGAAGGGGTAGGTCGCTATACTGGTTTGGTTGGTAGGGCTCCTATAATGCCTGAACAGTATCTAGGATTGTGGCAAAGTAAGCTACGTTATCAAACACTTGACGAGTTAAAAGAAATTTATCAGGGATATCGTCAGAGAAATATTAACTTATCTGTGCTAGTTATTGATTACTTTCATTGGCCGAGTGAAGGCAGTTTTGAATTTGACAATCGATACTGGCAGGGCATAGATGAATTTGCGATAGAATGTCGACATTCAAATACAGAGCTAATGGTCTCTGTTTGGCCAACCGTAACACAAGATTGTCCATTATTTGAAGAGTATCAAGAAAAAGATATGCTGATGAAGGAATCTTCTGGATCTGTGCTTCCCTTATTCAATGGAGCCTATATTCTAGATTTTACAGATGAGTCTGTTCAAGAGTTTGTCCGAAAGCAGTTGATTGATAACTATTGGAATAGGGGGATTCGCTTATTTTGGGCAGATCAAGCTGAGCCTGAACTATCTGATTATCAACATCAACAATATCAAATTTCAAAGGGGAACCTTGCTTTATATTCTAGCCAATTCTCTTGTGGCTATTTGTCTGCAATCCCTAATCATATCAATCGATACATTCGGCCGACGTTAATTCGAACGGTATGGTTTGGTGGTCAATCAGAAGGTGCTTTAGCTTGGTCTGGTGATATTGAGAGTTCGTTTGAATCGTTAGAAATCCAAATCCAAATCGGCTTATCAATGGGACTATGTGGACAGGCTTGGTGGACGAGTGATATTGGCGGTTTTCATGCGTACACAAGTGATACGACTTATCAGAAAGAGCTGATGCGGCGTTGGTTCCAATTTGCAACTTTTTCACCTATCTTGCGGATGCATGGGGATCGCCAGCCTCATACACTTCCAATTGGTAAAGATGGAGGTGGGATTCGAACAAGTGGTGCAGCTAATGAAATTTGGTCCTTTGGATCGGATATAGAATCGTGTTTGATGAAGCATATCAAGTTGAGAGAATGGCTCAAGCCATATCTATGTATTCTATATGAAGAATGTCACTTGTATGGCTGGCCTCTAATGAGACCATTATCCTTTGAATTTCCAAACGATCATAAGTGTTGGAAAGAAAATAAGCAATATATGTTTGGTTCGGAATTATTGGTAGCACCAGTTGTTCAGTATTTACAAGAGGAGATGCTTGTTTATTTACCAATAGGATGTGATTGGATTAATTTATTTACAAAAGAAGTGTATGAAGGAGGAAAACATTATAGAATTAAGCTAAATAGTGACTATATACCGGTATTTGCTAAGGTTGGAAGTTTTCTTAGCGATAGCTTAGATTGTGTTTCAGAAATATGGAGGATGTAA
- the xylB gene encoding xylulokinase, whose amino-acid sequence MSYVLGIDLGTSSLKGVLVNRNGEVIETTSSPYSLQHLQQGYSEQRPNDWIRAFEQVIKKLSEQVSDFSEQLAGISISGQMHSLVLLDEAGEVLRPAILWNDTRTTKQCQQVSEELGEELFVITKNDALEGFTLPKILWIQQNEPEVWQKVRHILLPKDYLGYYLTGTYHSDYSDAAGTLLFDVGESCWSEQVASKFKIPLDYLPEVVDSSQAIGNLRDELATMFQLKQEVTIFAGGADNACAAVGAGILTPEVAMVSIGTSGVFLTYEGNAAPNYQGKLHCFNHAIPANYYSMGVTLTAGYSLNWFKEMFAPTLSYEELLQSIDSIEPGSNGLLFAPYLLGERTPHRDSHVRASFIGIDASHSFVHFVRSVLEGITFSLKDSQTLLADVADKSFTKIISIGGGAKNKDWLQMQADIFNADIVTLKVEEGPGMGAAMLAAVGLGWFADINECAQKFITYSEAIKPIKANVEQYKEIYSHYRKVYLQTKEL is encoded by the coding sequence ATGTCATATGTATTAGGTATTGATTTAGGAACCAGTTCGTTAAAAGGTGTTTTGGTCAATCGAAACGGAGAAGTTATTGAAACAACATCTTCACCTTATTCACTACAACATTTGCAGCAGGGATATAGTGAGCAAAGGCCAAATGATTGGATTAGAGCATTTGAACAAGTAATAAAGAAATTGTCTGAACAGGTAAGTGACTTCTCAGAACAATTAGCGGGAATTAGTATTTCTGGGCAAATGCATAGTTTAGTATTATTAGATGAGGCGGGAGAGGTTTTAAGACCAGCAATTTTATGGAATGATACGCGTACAACCAAGCAATGTCAACAAGTTAGTGAAGAATTAGGTGAAGAGTTGTTCGTTATCACTAAAAATGATGCACTAGAAGGATTTACATTACCTAAAATACTGTGGATTCAGCAAAATGAACCAGAAGTTTGGCAAAAAGTAAGACATATTCTTTTGCCAAAAGATTATTTAGGGTATTATCTGACAGGAACATATCATTCAGATTACTCGGATGCTGCAGGAACCTTGCTGTTTGATGTGGGAGAATCATGTTGGTCTGAGCAAGTCGCTTCAAAATTTAAGATTCCTTTAGATTATCTACCTGAAGTAGTAGATTCTAGCCAAGCAATAGGAAATTTACGAGATGAACTTGCTACGATGTTCCAACTGAAACAAGAAGTAACAATTTTTGCAGGAGGTGCTGATAATGCTTGTGCTGCTGTTGGAGCAGGTATACTTACTCCAGAAGTAGCAATGGTTTCTATTGGAACATCGGGTGTTTTTCTAACCTATGAAGGAAATGCTGCTCCTAATTATCAAGGAAAGTTGCATTGCTTTAATCATGCAATACCTGCTAATTATTATTCTATGGGAGTTACTTTAACTGCAGGGTATAGTTTGAATTGGTTTAAAGAGATGTTTGCTCCTACATTGAGCTATGAGGAGTTATTGCAATCAATTGATAGCATTGAACCTGGTAGTAATGGCTTATTATTTGCTCCATATTTGCTAGGAGAACGAACACCTCATAGGGATAGTCATGTACGGGCTAGTTTTATTGGAATTGATGCCAGTCATTCGTTTGTACACTTTGTACGGTCAGTTTTAGAAGGAATAACATTTTCTCTAAAAGATTCTCAAACCTTATTAGCCGATGTTGCTGATAAGTCATTTACTAAAATAATTTCTATCGGTGGTGGGGCTAAAAATAAAGATTGGCTTCAAATGCAGGCAGATATCTTTAACGCTGATATAGTTACTTTAAAAGTAGAAGAAGGACCTGGAATGGGAGCGGCTATGCTTGCAGCAGTAGGGTTAGGATGGTTTGCAGATATTAATGAATGTGCACAAAAATTCATAACTTATTCTGAAGCTATAAAACCGATTAAAGCAAATGTTGAACAGTACAAAGAAATTTATAGTCATTATCGAAAGGTTTATCTCCAGACCAAAGAATTGTAA
- a CDS encoding PTS system mannose/fructose/N-acetylgalactosamine-transporter subunit IIB: protein MGLVLARVDQRLVHGIVVTQVVKDVNAKRIMVIDDLVSQDEDQKNIIRMSKPAGTGMSIINVETAITNIKAGKYDDHNVLIVVNSPKILLNLADAGIKLPKVQLGIVFDREDREKLTKSVSLNDEEKNIVKELSSRGIEVVFQFTPNSKEEPLNKYVY from the coding sequence ATGGGACTAGTATTAGCCCGTGTGGATCAGCGTTTGGTCCATGGTATCGTGGTAACGCAAGTTGTAAAAGATGTAAATGCAAAGCGTATCATGGTGATTGATGATTTAGTTAGTCAAGATGAAGATCAAAAGAATATTATACGGATGAGTAAGCCTGCTGGAACAGGTATGTCTATTATTAATGTTGAAACTGCTATTACGAATATAAAAGCAGGAAAATATGATGACCATAACGTCTTGATTGTAGTGAACAGCCCAAAAATTCTTTTGAACTTAGCAGATGCTGGAATTAAATTACCAAAAGTGCAGTTGGGGATTGTGTTCGATAGGGAAGATCGTGAAAAATTAACCAAAAGTGTATCTTTGAACGATGAAGAAAAGAATATTGTAAAAGAGCTATCTAGTCGGGGAATTGAAGTTGTTTTTCAATTTACACCAAATTCAAAAGAAGAGCCTTTGAATAAATATGTCTATTAA
- the xylA gene encoding xylose isomerase, with protein MAYFSSISNVQYEGTKTSNLFAFRHYNPDEVIEGKTMREHLRFALAYWHTMTQDGSDPFGSPTNIRTWEGSTPMETAHNRVEAFFEILEKLGVDYFCFHDVDIAPTGDSLEQFFSNLDEITDHIKQKMEETGKKLLWNTANMFSHPRFNNGAASSNNAEVFAYAAAQVKKGLDISKKLGGENYVFWGGREGYESLLNTNMKFEQDNIARLFKMAVTYGEKIGHKPQFLIEPKPKEPSKHQYDFDAATTMAFIQKYDLEGDFKLNLEANHATLAGHTFEHELNVARDYDALGSIDANQGDMLLGWDTDEFPTNIYDTTFTMLEILANGGLAPGGINFDAKVRRSSFEMEDLILAHIAGMDTYARGLKAAAKIREDKFLENLKEERYASYKEGIGIRILEDKEDLESLTEYALKNDSPTLESSHLESVKSRLNDYLI; from the coding sequence ATGGCATACTTTAGTAGCATATCAAACGTCCAATACGAAGGGACTAAAACAAGCAATTTATTCGCTTTTCGCCACTATAATCCTGATGAAGTGATTGAAGGTAAAACGATGAGAGAGCATCTTCGGTTTGCTCTAGCATACTGGCATACCATGACTCAAGATGGGTCAGATCCGTTTGGTAGTCCGACAAATATTCGAACTTGGGAAGGTTCGACTCCAATGGAGACAGCTCATAATAGAGTGGAAGCCTTTTTTGAAATATTAGAAAAACTAGGTGTTGATTATTTCTGTTTCCATGATGTAGATATTGCTCCTACGGGTGATAGTTTAGAACAATTTTTCTCTAATTTAGATGAAATTACAGATCATATTAAACAAAAGATGGAAGAAACAGGGAAAAAACTTCTTTGGAATACTGCGAACATGTTCTCTCATCCTCGTTTTAACAATGGTGCTGCCTCATCTAATAATGCAGAAGTATTTGCATATGCAGCAGCTCAAGTGAAAAAAGGATTAGATATTTCTAAAAAATTGGGTGGAGAAAACTATGTCTTTTGGGGAGGTCGTGAAGGATACGAATCACTTCTCAATACCAATATGAAATTTGAGCAAGACAATATTGCACGTTTATTTAAGATGGCCGTTACTTATGGAGAAAAAATCGGACATAAGCCACAATTTTTGATTGAACCTAAACCAAAGGAACCCTCAAAGCATCAGTATGATTTTGATGCAGCGACAACAATGGCTTTCATTCAAAAATATGACTTAGAAGGTGATTTTAAACTCAATTTAGAAGCTAACCATGCAACATTAGCAGGTCATACATTTGAACATGAATTAAATGTAGCAAGAGACTATGATGCCCTTGGATCTATTGATGCGAACCAGGGTGATATGCTTTTAGGGTGGGATACTGATGAATTTCCAACTAATATCTACGATACAACCTTTACTATGTTAGAGATTTTAGCTAATGGTGGTTTAGCACCTGGAGGTATCAATTTTGATGCAAAAGTGCGACGCTCCTCTTTTGAAATGGAAGATTTGATACTTGCGCATATTGCTGGAATGGATACATATGCTAGAGGATTAAAAGCAGCTGCTAAGATTCGTGAAGACAAGTTTTTAGAAAATTTAAAAGAAGAACGCTATGCTAGTTATAAGGAAGGGATTGGTATTCGAATTCTTGAAGATAAAGAAGATTTAGAAAGTCTAACAGAATATGCTCTCAAGAATGATAGTCCAACATTGGAATCTAGTCATCTAGAGAGTGTAAAATCTCGTCTAAATGATTATTTGATCTAG
- a CDS encoding DUF3270 domain-containing protein, which produces MALRDYRPDSYYYDETIPKEKQQATYQAYQATNPAKERLKEFFFFLNIAIFSIITVIAAYIYLSNHVPIFLAFLLAIVTGLIGLKLVQFFIKKKFYSSKNRAKIRK; this is translated from the coding sequence ATGGCACTTAGAGACTATCGGCCTGATTCCTACTACTATGACGAGACAATCCCGAAAGAGAAACAACAGGCCACTTATCAAGCATATCAAGCAACAAATCCTGCTAAAGAACGTTTAAAAGAATTTTTCTTCTTTTTAAATATCGCTATTTTTAGTATCATTACAGTAATTGCTGCTTATATCTATCTTTCAAACCATGTTCCTATTTTTTTGGCCTTTCTATTAGCCATTGTAACAGGACTAATCGGATTAAAACTCGTCCAATTCTTCATTAAGAAAAAATTTTACTCATCAAAAAACAGAGCTAAGATAAGGAAATAA
- a CDS encoding PTS mannose/fructose/sorbose/N-acetylgalactosamine transporter subunit IIC, translating into MPEILQNILIILLPAYALIDNRGATIMNHWPVTVGFFAGLIMGDLGTAMTIAGTFQLTSLGVAAFGGSSVPDYALATVVAIFLKARTGVDLGTAVAIGLPVGILAINLDVLVHTLNSFVANKSKQFMLEGKFKAMKLVNWLSILMVALQAVIPMSILVAFGPDLINSIIDSIPEWFTTGLNVAGGMLPVIGVAMLMRYMPLKKFFWAVLVGFVFSAYLGLPILGLSAIGLAMASVYYMNEQKAIHTSTPENNNMTEGDLFDE; encoded by the coding sequence ATGCCAGAAATATTACAAAATATATTGATTATTTTGCTACCTGCGTACGCTTTAATTGATAACCGAGGAGCAACTATTATGAACCATTGGCCTGTGACAGTTGGTTTCTTCGCAGGGCTTATTATGGGAGATTTAGGAACAGCAATGACGATTGCAGGGACGTTCCAATTGACTAGTTTAGGAGTAGCTGCTTTTGGTGGTTCGTCTGTACCAGATTATGCATTGGCTACAGTTGTTGCGATTTTTTTGAAAGCTAGGACAGGAGTTGATTTAGGTACTGCTGTTGCAATTGGTCTACCAGTCGGAATTTTAGCTATCAATCTTGATGTTTTAGTTCATACCTTGAATTCCTTTGTTGCGAATAAATCAAAACAATTTATGCTTGAAGGTAAATTCAAAGCAATGAAACTGGTGAACTGGTTGAGTATTTTAATGGTTGCATTACAAGCCGTTATTCCTATGTCTATATTGGTTGCATTTGGACCAGATTTGATTAATTCCATTATTGATTCGATTCCAGAATGGTTCACAACTGGCTTGAATGTAGCGGGTGGAATGCTCCCAGTTATAGGTGTTGCTATGCTGATGAGATATATGCCATTGAAAAAATTCTTTTGGGCTGTTTTAGTAGGATTTGTATTTAGTGCTTATCTTGGTTTACCAATCCTTGGTTTATCAGCAATTGGTTTAGCTATGGCTTCTGTTTACTATATGAATGAGCAGAAAGCAATTCACACTTCTACACCAGAGAATAATAATATGACTGAAGGAGATTTATTCGATGAGTAA
- a CDS encoding PTS system mannose/fructose/sorbose family transporter subunit IID translates to MSNTVHKKLDKKDHLHTALRWTFIGSNTVNFGTLQGAGYAWAIADILRKLYPNDEDYKKAMEVEFEYFNTTPYMAPAVLGADVAIQEREGLKSLNAVRSVKTSLMGPLAGMGDSILWVLFPTIMGSIAGYMALEGNPLGALVWIALNMLLVLFRIKLYDLGYKSGVRLITDLASQLQLFTEAASIIGLTVVGSMIAGSVKVYTPFVFTLKEVTIGLQAEIFDKIVPGLLSIILVGLVYWLMEKKKVGFLKMILLLLVISLVGAYFGILGVKP, encoded by the coding sequence ATGAGTAATACAGTACATAAGAAATTAGATAAAAAAGATCATCTGCATACAGCTTTAAGATGGACCTTTATTGGTAGTAATACAGTTAACTTTGGTACTTTACAAGGTGCGGGATATGCATGGGCAATTGCAGATATTCTGCGTAAATTGTATCCTAATGATGAGGACTATAAAAAAGCTATGGAAGTAGAATTTGAATATTTTAATACTACTCCATATATGGCACCAGCAGTATTAGGAGCAGATGTTGCGATTCAAGAACGTGAAGGACTTAAATCCTTAAATGCAGTCCGCTCAGTTAAAACATCTCTGATGGGGCCACTAGCAGGGATGGGAGATTCCATTCTTTGGGTCCTATTTCCAACTATTATGGGCTCGATTGCAGGTTATATGGCATTAGAAGGAAATCCTCTAGGTGCACTCGTTTGGATTGCCTTAAATATGCTATTAGTTCTTTTCCGAATTAAATTATATGACTTAGGATATAAATCTGGTGTACGCTTGATTACAGATTTAGCTAGCCAACTTCAACTGTTTACAGAGGCTGCTTCTATTATCGGTTTAACAGTTGTTGGAAGCATGATTGCAGGATCTGTTAAAGTCTATACTCCATTTGTATTTACTTTAAAAGAAGTTACTATAGGATTACAAGCTGAAATCTTTGATAAAATTGTTCCAGGTCTATTATCTATTATATTAGTAGGATTAGTATATTGGTTAATGGAAAAGAAAAAAGTTGGTTTCTTGAAAATGATTCTTTTGCTATTGGTGATTTCTTTGGTAGGAGCATATTTTGGAATTTTAGGAGTGAAGCCTTAA
- a CDS encoding TIM-barrel domain-containing protein, translating to MRLEKYLDNELLIIEAWGRNSLRVRAFPNGVFQEEKGALQEEISISDAVVRENDNGSVEIVNGDIRAVLDDRKRLTFYNSHNQVLLREYIRLRAVQHDDGSEDVGTIKVTKAFNSTLKLKSREYRANYHGNDFSIKVRFESNSVEKIYGMGQYQHEFLDLKHTMLELAQRNSQMSIPFYISNLNYGFLWNNPGIGTVNFAKNLTEWSMPATTYIDYWITVGESPKELMENYSGVTGRAPVMPKNLLGLWQSKLRYRTPDEVLEVVEGYHKRGIQLSTIAIDYFHWPKQGEYCFDKDFWPDPKGLVDTLKQVYNVEPIISIWPTVQTNACNFQEYQSNGYLVQVNRGVPITMMIQGQTIFIDTTNPKACQYVWSLIEKNYKRLGIDYYWIDVAEPGYAVYDFDNYRYHKGPVLHCGNLYPLGYLKMIYDGNGGESVQNVILVRGAWAGAQRYGALPWSGDIDSSFKSFRNQVNTGLNVGLAGIPWWTTDIGGFHGGNPENSEFRELMVRWFQYATFSPILRMHGDRLPHTAPLSVSGGGSMPSGAPNEIWSYGDTVESIMTDFLRIRERLNDYLYNIMVEAHEKGYPVMRSLFFEFPDDQNAWEIDNTYLLGDSLLVAPILDYEARERTVYLPTGETWIHLFSQDEYEGGKQYLITADLYEIPVFIRKSSLPSFENLLQYVKCTNEKRRSYLCQS from the coding sequence ATGAGATTAGAGAAGTATTTAGATAATGAATTACTAATCATTGAAGCTTGGGGACGAAATTCACTTAGAGTGCGTGCTTTTCCTAATGGTGTTTTTCAGGAAGAGAAGGGTGCTTTGCAAGAAGAAATTTCTATATCTGATGCTGTTGTAAGAGAGAATGATAATGGTAGTGTAGAAATAGTCAATGGCGATATTAGGGCTGTTTTGGATGATAGAAAACGTCTAACGTTTTATAATTCTCACAATCAAGTATTGTTAAGAGAATACATCCGATTACGAGCTGTTCAGCATGATGATGGAAGTGAAGATGTTGGAACAATTAAGGTTACGAAAGCCTTTAATTCCACCTTAAAGCTAAAATCTCGTGAATATCGTGCAAATTACCATGGTAATGATTTTTCTATAAAGGTTCGTTTTGAATCAAATTCTGTTGAAAAAATCTATGGTATGGGTCAATACCAACATGAATTTCTTGACTTAAAACATACGATGTTAGAGCTAGCACAAAGAAATTCTCAAATGTCTATTCCCTTTTACATTTCTAATCTTAACTATGGTTTTTTATGGAATAATCCTGGTATTGGAACAGTAAATTTTGCGAAGAATCTGACAGAGTGGTCCATGCCTGCAACAACTTATATTGATTATTGGATTACAGTAGGAGAGTCTCCTAAGGAGCTTATGGAAAATTATTCAGGAGTTACTGGGCGGGCACCAGTAATGCCGAAAAATTTATTAGGCTTATGGCAAAGTAAGTTACGCTATCGCACGCCTGATGAAGTTTTAGAGGTAGTGGAAGGTTATCACAAACGTGGTATACAGCTATCAACGATTGCAATTGATTATTTCCATTGGCCTAAGCAAGGAGAGTATTGCTTTGATAAAGATTTTTGGCCAGATCCAAAGGGATTAGTTGATACATTGAAACAAGTATATAATGTTGAACCTATTATTTCGATTTGGCCTACTGTTCAAACAAATGCATGTAATTTTCAAGAGTATCAGTCAAATGGTTATCTTGTGCAGGTTAATCGAGGTGTTCCTATTACAATGATGATTCAGGGGCAGACAATTTTTATTGATACTACAAATCCCAAAGCTTGCCAATATGTATGGTCGCTGATAGAAAAGAATTACAAACGTTTGGGAATAGATTATTACTGGATTGATGTAGCAGAGCCAGGGTATGCTGTTTATGATTTTGATAATTATAGATATCATAAAGGACCTGTATTGCATTGTGGCAATCTATATCCTCTAGGTTATTTAAAAATGATTTATGATGGAAATGGAGGAGAATCTGTTCAGAATGTTATTTTAGTTCGGGGAGCTTGGGCTGGTGCTCAGCGATACGGTGCATTACCTTGGTCAGGTGATATTGATTCAAGCTTTAAATCATTCAGGAATCAAGTGAACACAGGGTTAAATGTTGGTTTAGCAGGTATTCCTTGGTGGACGACTGATATTGGCGGTTTTCATGGGGGAAATCCAGAAAATTCTGAGTTCAGAGAGTTAATGGTACGCTGGTTCCAATATGCGACATTTTCGCCTATTTTACGAATGCACGGTGATCGTTTACCTCATACTGCTCCTTTATCTGTTTCGGGCGGAGGTTCAATGCCTTCAGGTGCTCCAAATGAAATTTGGTCATATGGAGATACTGTAGAATCCATAATGACAGATTTTCTCCGTATTCGGGAACGACTTAATGATTATCTATATAATATCATGGTGGAAGCGCATGAAAAAGGCTATCCTGTCATGAGGAGTTTATTTTTTGAATTTCCAGATGATCAGAATGCATGGGAAATTGACAATACTTATTTATTGGGAGATAGCTTGTTAGTTGCTCCAATTCTGGATTATGAAGCAAGAGAACGTACGGTATATTTACCGACAGGAGAGACTTGGATTCATCTATTTAGCCAGGACGAATACGAAGGAGGAAAACAGTATCTTATTACTGCGGATTTATACGAAATTCCGGTTTTCATTAGAAAATCTAGTCTTCCAAGCTTTGAAAACTTGTTGCAATATGTAAAATGTACAAATGAAAAACGGAGAAGTTACTTATGCCAATCCTAA
- a CDS encoding PTS sugar transporter subunit IIA, with amino-acid sequence MTHFIIATHERLSEGFKHTLEYIAPNSIKLSTIAAYVHNIPVEEELVNLLEEIGKDEQVLILTDLLGGSVNQECAKFLHRENVHVITGLNFPLLLSLAIEAAEGEVSAEKIRQHILEAREQIIYVNDYLARPVLDFDDE; translated from the coding sequence ATGACACATTTTATTATTGCGACGCATGAACGATTATCTGAAGGTTTTAAACATACTTTGGAATATATTGCCCCAAATTCGATAAAACTATCAACAATAGCAGCCTATGTCCATAATATTCCTGTTGAAGAAGAGTTGGTAAATTTATTAGAGGAAATTGGGAAAGATGAGCAAGTTTTGATATTGACTGATTTACTTGGTGGATCAGTAAATCAAGAATGTGCAAAATTCCTTCACCGAGAAAATGTTCATGTTATTACAGGGTTGAATTTTCCTTTGTTATTATCTTTAGCAATAGAAGCAGCAGAGGGAGAAGTATCTGCCGAAAAGATTCGTCAGCACATTTTAGAAGCAAGAGAGCAAATTATTTACGTCAATGACTATTTAGCTCGTCCTGTACTTGATTTTGATGATGAATAA